The Tachysurus vachellii isolate PV-2020 chromosome 25, HZAU_Pvac_v1, whole genome shotgun sequence genomic sequence GTGGTTTAACAAAATTTCAGTGAATCTGGAATCACTTCTTCTAGTTACACTCTTCCAGGACTTCTTGCATCTTGGTCTGAATGTTAAAGACCTTTTGGCCCCATTCTTCCCTGAACTCATCCTCATTATCCTCAGTGACCACATAGTAGGCCATCAGTGCTATGAGGCCGATGTGGAAGAGGTAGGCCAGATGAGAGCATTTTGCCTCCATAATCTCCTTGTTCTTCTTGTAGTGCTCTAGATAAAATATCAGTAGCGGCCTCCCAAAAGGACCCTGGTCTTCCATGATGGCATCATAATACCTGTTCAAATTCTGGTGGCCTTTTTGTTTTCTATAGATTTTCTTGAAATCCTCTCTATAACGCTCACTTTTTTCGGGGTCTATCCTGATGCGATCCACCATGTTCTTGAAGCCTCGATACTGGTGCTCGATGTTCCTTTCCAAATTACCATAGTTTATGGTAATCTCAGCAGTGTGGATCTGgtccagcagctgcttgttCTGCTCAGAGATGCTCTCCAACTTCTCATGAATTTGCTGGAAGTCCTTCTCCAGCTTGCTTGTGTCATCATCCACCAGGCCTTTCCTCGCTGCACCAACCAGTGTGGTGACGATGCCAAACAGAGGGTTGAAGGTCTCGGCGAATGAAGACACACTCTCCAAGCAACCCAGCACTACGGCTGCAGTATGTTTGATTTGCCCCTTGTCTGCCATTGATGCAGAGTGGTCACTAGTTTTAGTTTAGCTAGCCTTTGGTCATGTGGGGTTctgaaaaaaaggtgaaaaattaTTAAAGCTCGAATAGAAGAAGTGCACTCACTGATTTCTGCCttgaatacacaaatacatccAGTCATACAATATCTACCTCATTTCTAGGGACTTTACTGTGGAAAACCTCCTGGTAACTAGAGGAAGTAGCTTATAGCCAAACATTGGGTGTAGTTTGTTTCACAATGGCTTCTGAAATCACTATTGTTTCCTTTTGGAGTTTGTTGGTAATGTTTAATATATGTTGTAGAATAACAAAGTCATGTCAACAACTCATATGAAAAGTCATGGGATGCACGAATAAGGTGAATGTAATGTCATTGTGTTCCTTATAGAAGATGGACAAATATCGGAATTTTAACAAAATACACATCTTACGTGTACCATAAACATTCATATTATAATCCCCTACTATCACTGATTATATGTTAGTAGGttgctgttaaatatttttaagcaaCCCCAGGAAATTACtgtagcattaaaaaaagtcaaaatgctAGAACTTGTTCCGAGTTAAAAATCTCAGCATGAATATATATAGCCTTAACATGCTGGAATCATCAGTAAATATTACAGCTATTTTAATGCTTTGTGGAAGCAAGTTTCATACAAAACAAAGGTTtcatttcacattcacacaagaTACATTTGTATTCAAGTGTGAATCTTAGGCTGTAAACCTGTCTCTGTTAATGCCAACCACTAGCCATTAGCTGAGCTTCTTGTAGCTACTCTGCTATTGAGTCAGGCATTCAAAAAAATAGCCAAAATAAACCCTTCcaatacattcatttaaaaaccaagatatacacaatatacaaacTACATCATCTTTGTCCTTGTCAGAGTAAGAGgttagcttaaaataaaaacaacccaaaCACATGACTCTCaaccataaacaaaaaaacatctgtctAAAATGACAAAGAATACAATAatcaggacaaaagaaaaatgggCCCAAGCTAAACATCTTACCTGGTATTTTATGTACCTGTTTCCTTTAATAGtattgctgtttgttttgtgaaGCTATTATATCAACCGCAGCCTGGAGAGCGTCCTTAGCACTGTGCTATATGGGCAGGCTAAGGGAGTGACTCGTGTTTGAGAAAtgctcactgttttttttttttttttttttaaaggggggTGCTCTGGTGGCTCCCGTCCCTTCTGAAAATAATGCATTGAAGCAGTTTGTCTTAAATACAATAATGAATTCTTCTCAGCAGGTTTATCAGCCCGCCAGGCTACAAAAGACATAGTGAAAGTAGTATAGCTGTTAACAGataagtgtttattacagtgtgtgctTATGGTCAATGTTAAGGCTCAACACCATCATACCCTAAGGGAATATCTGTGCTTTTGTATGACCTGTAATGTCTGAAATTTAAAACTAATATATTAATAGCAAATCCCACTAATGCGGTGAATAGCACAGCAATTACTGATAatgcaaaggttttttttactaAGTCTACTTATTCTTTAAGTCTGAGCCTTTTTTGTCTGCCATATCCTGGTTATTGATCCTGCTAGACTAATGTGTCATCTGCACTCTGAGTCAAAACCCTTGACTCCAAATGTCCTACATTGAGACCTGAGCGAACTTGTGGCCTTTGTTTCCATCTTCCTTCCATCTACTGCTACGCTCACACAAAAGATAGTTGCAGGTGAAGTGGAGCTCTAATGTAGGTTGCATTTGCAAATCAAGtatgaattaaataaacctTGCAGAATCtgtcaatttttttattgaagctTCATTAGAGGATTTGGCGTCATGGCATCCCCGTTGGTGTCCCCTCACTGAAAAGAGTAAGAAAAAGACCACAGTGGATCCTAGCTGCTGAAAAATAATCAAGTACCGTATTTTTCACTGCAGACATGATTCCTCCAATCACTGGCCTCCAATCGGGAGCGAAACTGCCCATACCGCGTCACTGCAGACATGCTTCCTCCAATCACGAGTGAAACTGCTAATAGCTTTTTTCTGCCAACAGGCTTCCTCCAATCACGTGCCTTATGTAACCGACATCAGCTGATGCTGAACAAACCAATTGGAACACACCCCGTTGGAGGTGGAGAGCATGGAGCCAGTGAGCAGATGCGACAGGGACCTGTAATGTCAGAACGTCTGAGCCCATAAAagtgtcaaaaataaaaaaataaataaggattgtgttatgtttaaaatattgaGTTCTTAATTTGGGGTTGAAAAACCGGGGCTTGTCTTATACATGGGAGCATTTTATACATGGAGAAATTCGTTAAGCATTCACGCCAACTccaaacagaaaacaacaccTAGCCACATCAAAGCTCTACATTGTCAAGTCTTGACAAGTCAAGTCAGGAAGAgaagaggtggctcctgctggccaggtttccACCTGCTTCAGCACCGGTTTAGAGCGTCTAACGaatggtctgtatgctggaattagcataacagagatgtggtctgagtagcagAGGTGGTGAGGAGCTCCACATGATAAGCACGAggcatgtttgtgtaaacattcattcattcatcttctaccgcttatccgaactacctcaggtcacggggagcctgtgcctatctcaggcgtcatcggacatcaattcaggatacaccctggacggagtgccaacccatcgcagggcacacactctcattcactcacgcaatcacactaggga encodes the following:
- the LOC132840020 gene encoding protein rapunzel-like; translation: MADKGQIKHTAAVVLGCLESVSSFAETFNPLFGIVTTLVGAARKGLVDDDTSKLEKDFQQIHEKLESISEQNKQLLDQIHTAEITINYGNLERNIEHQYRGFKNMVDRIRIDPEKSERYREDFKKIYRKQKGHQNLNRYYDAIMEDQGPFGRPLLIFYLEHYKKNKEIMEAKCSHLAYLFHIGLIALMAYYVVTEDNEDEFREEWGQKVFNIQTKMQEVLEECN